A genomic window from Fibrobacterota bacterium includes:
- a CDS encoding glycosyltransferase family 4 protein, with amino-acid sequence MPDSMVHCTLERVRLAIVTQDFPPETGGIQTYVGRLAEHIHPLCEHLVVVAPDHPAAALVDPSLPFAVERLRIHSSWLVLALAARLRRILKRHGITHILYAQWFPAMAPTKHGIVRATLVHGRELLRHPLGSMGLRFASRTLEAMDLVLPNSRATASLLPSGIAPAKIRVVHPGVDLDKLRPPSTDQRLALRQRLGIAPETPVVTTLARLVERKGIDTLLRSMKILAKDHPDVRLLIGGTGPDRRRLESIVREGDLEKCATFCGKIPDEELPSFLSLGVFALLSRQTPRDVEGFGMVLAEAQACGGVVVAARSGGMPEAVGPGAGSIVEENSPESAAEALSSYLDDQAKSLEASARGVVFAQRLSWESRAREIFQALQSTTCGPG; translated from the coding sequence TTGCCGGACTCGATGGTTCATTGCACCCTTGAGCGGGTGCGGCTTGCCATCGTGACCCAAGACTTTCCGCCGGAAACCGGCGGAATCCAGACCTATGTGGGCCGACTGGCCGAGCACATCCATCCACTCTGCGAGCACCTCGTGGTGGTCGCACCCGACCATCCCGCCGCCGCGCTGGTCGATCCATCCCTCCCGTTTGCCGTGGAGAGGCTCCGGATCCATTCCAGTTGGCTCGTGCTTGCGCTGGCGGCAAGGCTGCGCCGGATCCTGAAGCGCCACGGAATCACCCACATCCTGTACGCGCAATGGTTTCCCGCAATGGCCCCCACCAAGCACGGGATCGTGCGTGCGACGCTCGTGCACGGACGGGAATTGCTGCGCCATCCGCTCGGCTCGATGGGTCTGCGCTTCGCGTCGCGAACCCTGGAGGCCATGGATCTCGTACTACCCAATTCGCGTGCCACGGCGTCGCTGCTTCCCTCCGGAATCGCACCTGCCAAGATCCGCGTGGTCCATCCCGGCGTGGATCTGGACAAATTACGACCACCCTCCACCGACCAAAGACTCGCCTTGCGCCAGCGCCTGGGGATCGCCCCCGAGACCCCGGTCGTCACGACACTCGCGAGATTGGTGGAGCGCAAGGGGATCGACACCCTGTTGCGCTCCATGAAAATTCTTGCGAAAGACCATCCCGATGTCCGGCTCCTGATCGGAGGCACGGGACCCGACCGCCGGCGTTTGGAATCCATCGTTCGCGAAGGCGACCTCGAGAAGTGCGCGACGTTCTGCGGAAAGATCCCTGACGAGGAACTCCCCTCTTTTCTTTCCCTGGGCGTGTTCGCTCTTCTCTCCCGACAAACCCCCCGGGATGTGGAAGGCTTCGGGATGGTGCTCGCCGAGGCGCAAGCCTGCGGCGGCGTTGTCGTGGCCGCTCGCTCGGGAGGCATGCCAGAAGCTGTCGGGCCGGGGGCTGGGAGCATCGTCGAGGAGAACTCGCCTGAATCCGCCGCCGAGGCTCTATCGAGCTATCTGGATGACCAGGCGAAGTCCCTCGAAGCCAGCGCACGAGGAGTCGTCTTCGCGCAGAGGCTTTCCTGGGAATCCAGGGCCCGGGAAATCTTCCAGGCCCTCCAGTCGACTACTTGCGGACCTGGGTGA